The Methanococcus voltae genomic sequence TTTTTATATATTCCTGATAATTTTTGCAAGTCCAATAAATCATTTTCTGAAAGATTTAACTCTTTTGCAATTTTTTTAGAAAGTGGATTGTATCCGAAAAACAAAGACATTGCAGTTGTGAAATTTTTAGCAATCGTTTTGTTGTGTATCTTAGCTTTATCAAAATCTATTATTTTAATTTTATCAGATACAATTATGTGTTTACCGCCCTGTATTTCAGTATGGTCTATGCCCATTAAATCCAGCTTTAAACATTGTTTAATTGTTTCTTCCACAATAAATAGGATATTATCCTTTTTTAAATCATCAATACAGTCTTTAATCATTTTTCCGTCAATATATTCCATTATCATATATTCTTCTGTAAATTCATAAAGTTTAGGGCCTATCCCTTGTTTATTTATGATACTTAAAACGTGTCCTTCGTGAAATATCGTATTTTTGGGAGCGCCTAATCTTGGTATTTTAATTGCAATTGGTAAATACTGTCTAAAATTGCTATATTTAAAATTTTTATCGACATAATCTTTTGAAACACAGTTTTGACAATATCCTTTGAATACAACACCTCGATGACCCTTACCAATAAATTCAGTTATTATAATACCTTTATTATATAATTTATCGACAATTTGCCAATCTATTAATTTTTCATTGGTAAAATTTATATTTTTTATTCTATTTTTAAGCCCCATATTTACCAAGTTTAAATTAGTTCTTAGTTCTGATTTATCAAAATTATAATCTCTTTCCAATTTAAACTCCCTCATCGATTCTACTTGTAAAATAATTAAATAAATAATAATCAAATAATTTATAATTCTTTAAGATACTACAAATTATCTATGTCTTATATATAGAATGTTTAAGCATAGTATATTTTATAATAAATATATATAATTAATGAATTCATTAATTAATTAATTAATGAATTCACTTATTGTCAATCAATGGGTGTAAACTTTATTTATGGGTGCAAATATGACAAATTCAATATATATAGGTAGCAAGGGCACTATGAACTACGTTAATGCAGTTATGACGTTATTTAACGACCCCTCAGTTAAAGAAGTAATATTAAAAGCCAGGGGTAAAGCAATTATAAAAGCAATTGATGTTGAAGAAGTTTTAAAAAACAGAGTCTTAACGTCGGTTAAAGTACAAAATATTACCTTAGGGACTGAAATTTTAAAAAATAATACCGGAAAAGAGATAAATGTTTCCACAATTGAAATAATACTCATAAATGAAGAAACCGAATAATTTATGAACATTTTGATTTTGAAATAATTTAGTAAAAAATTAAAATAAATTGATTTGTAAATTAAATTACAAATATAAGTATAACTAATTAATAATTATTACAAATAATTTAACAATTCATCAGATTTAACTTGAATTTGTTCGCCTGAAACCATATCTTTTATGGAAACCATACCATTTTCTAAATCCTTTTTACCAATTATAATTACTTTCGTAGCTTTTATATTATTTGCAAAATTTAAAGATTTGTTAAGCTTTCTGTTCATTAAATCAAGTTCTACCATTTTTGAGTTTTCCCTTAATTTTTTTGCAAGTTTAAAACTCTCTTTTGTTAATTCTTTGTCATTTCCTGCCGTGGTAATATAAATAACTTCTTCATTTACTTCCGGTTCTTCGATATTTAACATAATTCTGTCAAAACCGTATGCAAAACCAACTGCTGGCGTAGGCTCTCCTTCAAACAATTCTATTAAATTATCGTATCTACCACCACCACAAACTTGTTTTGCACCTTCTTTAGTCCCATAGATTTCAAATACCATTCCAGTATAGTAATCTAAACCTCGGGCAATTCCAAAGTTTATGATATATTCGTGTTCTACGTATTCTAATATTTCTTTTAAGTTTTCGAGTGCTTCTATAGATTTAGGGAATTTTTGAAGTTTTTCAATTAAAATATCAATTATCTCCTTGTTTCCTTTTAAGTCCAATATTTCAAATACTATATTAGATATTGAAATTCCTTTTTCGGATTCAATTACATTTAAAACTTCTTTTAATCCGTCAATGTCTTCTTTATCAATTAATCTTCTGATTTGAGTACTTTCGTCATCTGAAAGATTAAATTCTTCGAAAACACCCTTTAAAACGCCCAAATGTCCGATATTTATTTCATATTTCATATTTATATGTTTTAATCCTTCAATTGCTAAATTTAAAACTTCAGCATCTGCTGTACATTTATTACTACCGATTAACTCGCAACCCATTTGCCAAAATTCCCTATATCGCCCTGCTTGAGGGTTTTCGTATCTAAAGCAGTTTGTAAGATAATAGAATTTTAAAGGTTTTGGAACGTTTTTAAATTCGTTTATGAAGTATCTTGCAACGGAAGAAGTTAATTCAGGTCTTAAACCCATTTCCCTGTCTCCGTGGTCTTTAAATACAAATAATTGACTTCTTATTTCATCGCCTGTTTTTTTGCATAAGAGGTCAAAACTTTCGAATGTAGGTGTACAAATTTCTTTAATGTTATAATTATCAAAAACTTCCCTTAGTTTTTGTGCTATAAATTTCCTTTTTAACATCTCGGAAGGTAAAAAATCCCTTGTTCCCTTTGGTTTTTGAAACATATTTATCTCTCCAATAATAATTATAAATTATAGTAAATTACTATTAAATTATTGAATAATATTAAAATAAGTAATTATTCTATACTCGTAAATCCTGTTAATATATGGTTATAAATTATTAATAGATAACGGTTAATTAAGTATAAAAAAATAAAATAAATTAAAAAAAGAATTATTTTGTATATGTTTTGTTGTATATCTGTATTTTGTAGTCCATATATTCAATTTATTGATTAACATTGTTTAAATAATATATAAATAAAGTTTAGATACTATATAAATAACGTTTGATAATTATTCAGTTTCTTCATTTAAAATTTTATTGATGTCGTCTTCCATCATATGACCTTTTACAGTAGCTTTTACAGTTTTAACACCTTCAAGTTCTAAAACCGCATTTTTAGCACCTGCAGCCATGTGAATTACACTCATACAGCCTGGATTTGTTGGTGTTAAGGTAAATTCAACGTTTCCTTCATCATCTACGATAACATCTTTTATTAAACCCATATCTACTATGCTTATGCCCATATGTGGGTCTGGAACTACTTTTATAGCATTTAATACATCTTCTTTTGAAACCATACTTTCACCATTTATTTTAAAGACGATACAATAGAGTCCTTTAAAATATGATATATATATACTAATTTGCCATTTTTTTTATTTTTTTATTTTTTTATTATATGACTTAGCATACTAATAAGCTATTATATATAAAATTATAAATAGTTTATCATTTTAATTAATGATAAAATACATCATTTTGCTTAGATTTGATTTAAATAGAATATATACGTACAGTAAATAATTTAAAAGAAATTTAGCAATATTTACATTGAAAAAACGACCATACATACAATATATCATATAATACTAATAAATAACTAAATAATTAAAAATAGAAAAAACTAAGATTTTATAAAATTCA encodes the following:
- a CDS encoding serine/threonine protein kinase, which produces MERDYNFDKSELRTNLNLVNMGLKNRIKNINFTNEKLIDWQIVDKLYNKGIIITEFIGKGHRGVVFKGYCQNCVSKDYVDKNFKYSNFRQYLPIAIKIPRLGAPKNTIFHEGHVLSIINKQGIGPKLYEFTEEYMIMEYIDGKMIKDCIDDLKKDNILFIVEETIKQCLKLDLMGIDHTEIQGGKHIIVSDKIKIIDFDKAKIHNKTIAKNFTTAMSLFFGYNPLSKKIAKELNLSENDLLDLQKLSGIYKKLFKV
- the albA gene encoding DNA-binding protein Alba — translated: MTNSIYIGSKGTMNYVNAVMTLFNDPSVKEVILKARGKAIIKAIDVEEVLKNRVLTSVKVQNITLGTEILKNNTGKEINVSTIEIILINEETE
- the hisS gene encoding histidine--tRNA ligase, encoding MFQKPKGTRDFLPSEMLKRKFIAQKLREVFDNYNIKEICTPTFESFDLLCKKTGDEIRSQLFVFKDHGDREMGLRPELTSSVARYFINEFKNVPKPLKFYYLTNCFRYENPQAGRYREFWQMGCELIGSNKCTADAEVLNLAIEGLKHINMKYEINIGHLGVLKGVFEEFNLSDDESTQIRRLIDKEDIDGLKEVLNVIESEKGISISNIVFEILDLKGNKEIIDILIEKLQKFPKSIEALENLKEILEYVEHEYIINFGIARGLDYYTGMVFEIYGTKEGAKQVCGGGRYDNLIELFEGEPTPAVGFAYGFDRIMLNIEEPEVNEEVIYITTAGNDKELTKESFKLAKKLRENSKMVELDLMNRKLNKSLNFANNIKATKVIIIGKKDLENGMVSIKDMVSGEQIQVKSDELLNYL
- a CDS encoding metal-sulfur cluster assembly factor, producing the protein MVSKEDVLNAIKVVPDPHMGISIVDMGLIKDVIVDDEGNVEFTLTPTNPGCMSVIHMAAGAKNAVLELEGVKTVKATVKGHMMEDDINKILNEETE